The segment AAGATATGAAAGCTGTTTGTTGGTACGGTGCAAATGATGTGCGGGTCGAAAACGTACCTGATCCGAGAATTCTCAACCCGCGCGATGCCATCCTCAAAATTACATCAGCAACCATCTGCGGTTCTGACTTGCACATTTACGATGGCTACATCCCGACGATGAAACAGGGTGACATTCTAGGTCACGAATTTATGGGGGAAGTCGTCGAAATTGGCAGTCAAGTCAAAACGTTGAAAAAAGGCGATCGCGTAGTCGTCTCTTCCATCATCGGCTGCGGTCAATGCAACTATTGCAATCAGCAAAAGTGGTCATTGTGCGACAACTCTAACCCCAACGCTTGGATGCAAGAGAAAGTATTCGGGTTTGGCACATCCGGAATCTTCGGCTACTCCCACTTATTCGGTGGCTACGCAGGTGCCTTTGCTGAATACGTGCGCGTTCCCTTCGCCGATCATGGTGCAGTCAAAGTTCCTCAAGACATCCCCGATGAAAAAATCCTGCCCATCTCCGACGCTTTCCCCACAGGCTACATGGGTGCAGAATTCTGCAATATTCAGCCCGGAGATATCGTAGCAATCTGGGGTTGCGGCCCGGTCGGATTATTCGCCATGCGAAGCGCCTATATGCTCGGTGCCGAGAGAGTTATCGCCATCGACCGCGTTCCCGAACGCCTCCAAATGGCTAGAGACTTCGGCAAAGCCGAGACTATCAACTACGAGGAAGTTGATGCTGGCGAAGCACTTAAAGAAATGACCGGAGGACGCGGCCCGGATTCCTGTCTTGATGCTGTGGGACTAGAAGCACACGGCATGGGTCTTGAGGGATTTTTCGACGAAGCCAAACAGTCGGTACGCCTGGAAACCGACCGCCCCTCAGTGCTGCGGCAAATGATGGTGGCTTGTCGCAAAGGCGGCACCTTGTCAATTATGGGCGTTTATAGTGGCTTTGTGGACAAAATGCCGATGGGTGCAGCCTTTAACAAAGGCTTGACCTTCAGAATGGGGCAAATGTTCGGTCAGAAGTATATGCCGATGTTGTTGGATCGAGTTATGAATGGCGAAATCGATCCATCTGTCGTGTTTACCCATCGCTTACCTCTTGAAGAAACGAAGCAAGGCTTTGAAATTTTCAAGCACAAAAAAGATAACTGCATCAAAGTGCTGCTAAAGCCTTGAAATAGCTAAGAGTAATCCACAATTAGCAATTAGTCATTAGCAGCATTCACATTATCAAATGGAGTTTTTTCGATGAACAAAGTAATTTCTTTTCTGCAAAATGTTCGCTTGCGCCAGATTGTAAGTGCTTTTCTGGTCGCAGTAGCACTTTTGGTTGGCAGCGCTTTCGGTTACGGCAACCAAATTCAAGCGCAAGCTAATTCCACTACATTGACACCAGAGGCTGATTCTTACAAAGTTAAAGGTGCTGATAGTTCGCTACGTACTGACATTGGAAATGCCACTAACCAGGCTGAAGATACGGGCAGCAGCATAATTGATAAAATTGAAGATGTTGCTGAAAATATCAAAGAGAAGCTGAATCTTGACGAACCGCTTCCCCCCAGCACTAAGAAGTTTATCAATCAAGTTGAAGACGCTACGGGAGTAGATGACGGCTTAGAGCAAGGTATCAATGATGCTGCTAATAACGTTACCAGCAGCAAACCTTATTACAAGTAATTCGCACTCATTAGCCAGAACTATAGCAATCCTAATCGATTTTAAAAACTTTCTTCTTTTTCTCTTTCCTTCGTGTACTTCGCGCCTTTGCGGTTCGTAAAAAAAAGAAAATTTAACAAACCGCGTTGGTGGAGTCTGCGCGTTAGCGCTTAGACGCGCAGGTAAGAGAGAAAAGAGAAAATTGTATGAATCATTTAGGGCTGCTATACCTAGCTAATGACTAATAACTAATGATTTAAGGAGAAAAATTTAATGAAAGCAGTTTGCTGGCATGGTGCAAATGATGTGCGGGTGGATACAGTACCCGATCCAAAAATTCTCAACCCACGTGATGCAATTATTAAAATTACATCTACGGCGATTTGCGGTTCCGACTTGCACCTTTACGACGGCTACATCCCTACGATGCAGGCCGGAGATATTCTCGGTCACGAGTTCATGGGGGAAGTCGTTGAACTTGGGAGTGCGGTAAAAAATGTAAAAGTAGGCGATCGCGTAGTCGTCCCCTTCACCATCGCCTGCGGCAGCTGCTTCTTCTGCAACCGCGACTTGTGGTCTTTGTGTGACAACTCCAACCCCAACGCTTGGATGGCAGAACAAATGATGGGTCATTCGCCATCAGGACTCTTCGGCTACTCCCACTTGTTCGGCGGTTACGCTGGAGGTCAGGCAGAATATGCGCGGGTGCCATTTGCCGATGTCGGCTTGTTCAAAATTCCCGACGGTTTAACAGACGATCAGGTGCTTTTCCTCACCGACATCTTCCCCACCGGATACATGGCGGCGGAAAATTGCAATATTCAACCTGGTGATACCGTAGCCGTCTGGGGTTGCGGCCCTGTAGGACAGTTTGCTATCAAAAGTGCCTTTATGCTAGGTGCAGAGCGCGTCATCGCTATTGACCGCATTCCCGAACGCCTACAAATGGCGAAAGAGCAATGCGGGGCGGAAGTTCTCAACTATGAAGAAATTGAGGTTGGCGACGCACTTAAAGAAATGACAGGCGGACGCGGGCCTGATTCTTGTCTGGATGCAGTCGGGATGGAGGCTCACGGTACAGGGCCTATGGCATTATACGACCAGGTAAAGCAAGCCGTGCGTCTGGAAACCGACCGACCCACCGCCCTGCGCCAAGTAATGCTTGCTTGCAGCAAAGGCGGTCATGTATCGCTGGCGGGTGTTTACGGTGGCTTCCTTGACAAAATCCCAATGGGTGCAGCTTTTAACAAAGGCTTGACATTCAAAATGGGGCAAACCCATGTCCATAGATACTTAAAACCGTTGCTGGAACGTGTGCAGAACGGCGAAATTGATCCGTCTTTCGTAATCACACATCGTTTGCCTTTAGATGAAGCAAAGCACGGTTACGAGATTTTTAAGCATAAAAAAGACAATTGCATCAAGGTTGTACTAAAACCGTGAGGTGAGAGGGTGGATATCGACCAAGGCATAAAGCTTGAAAAAAAGGTGATGATCGAAAAATCCCTCCTTGAAATTTATCGCTTTATCGAAGAACTAGAACAGCAAGCAAAAGCCAATCAGCAAAGGTTTAAAGAAGCGATACAAGCAGCCGAAATCCTCACCACTGAAAGTCAATCTTCAGGGCTTAAGTAAGCTGCTAATATCCTTTAATTTGCACAGTGGAGCGGGCATTTTGTCCTCTCCACTATAAAATTTTTTATTTGGTGCAGGCTGTAAAGCTGATGATGGCGATTTACACCGCCCGATCTGGCAAAAAAATCAAACTTTAAATAAGGAGCAACGAAACATGAGCGATACAACTGTAATGAAAGTAGACTCTACTAATTCCCCTAAAGGTGAGATGGGACAAAAATATCTCGCATCAGGCAAAACTGTCTCAATGCGCCTTTGGGAAGATGAGCAACCAGGTGAACCCAAAGAACCAGCTGCACGCGATTATGAAACTGTCGGCTACGTAATCAAAGGTCGCGCCGAGTTGCACCTTGAGAGCCAGATGGTATTACTGGAATCGGGCGATTCTTGGGTAGTTCCCAAAGGTACATCCCACACCTACCGGATTCTCG is part of the Funiculus sociatus GB2-C1 genome and harbors:
- a CDS encoding zinc-dependent alcohol dehydrogenase, which produces MKAVCWYGANDVRVENVPDPRILNPRDAILKITSATICGSDLHIYDGYIPTMKQGDILGHEFMGEVVEIGSQVKTLKKGDRVVVSSIIGCGQCNYCNQQKWSLCDNSNPNAWMQEKVFGFGTSGIFGYSHLFGGYAGAFAEYVRVPFADHGAVKVPQDIPDEKILPISDAFPTGYMGAEFCNIQPGDIVAIWGCGPVGLFAMRSAYMLGAERVIAIDRVPERLQMARDFGKAETINYEEVDAGEALKEMTGGRGPDSCLDAVGLEAHGMGLEGFFDEAKQSVRLETDRPSVLRQMMVACRKGGTLSIMGVYSGFVDKMPMGAAFNKGLTFRMGQMFGQKYMPMLLDRVMNGEIDPSVVFTHRLPLEETKQGFEIFKHKKDNCIKVLLKP
- a CDS encoding zinc-dependent alcohol dehydrogenase, giving the protein MKAVCWHGANDVRVDTVPDPKILNPRDAIIKITSTAICGSDLHLYDGYIPTMQAGDILGHEFMGEVVELGSAVKNVKVGDRVVVPFTIACGSCFFCNRDLWSLCDNSNPNAWMAEQMMGHSPSGLFGYSHLFGGYAGGQAEYARVPFADVGLFKIPDGLTDDQVLFLTDIFPTGYMAAENCNIQPGDTVAVWGCGPVGQFAIKSAFMLGAERVIAIDRIPERLQMAKEQCGAEVLNYEEIEVGDALKEMTGGRGPDSCLDAVGMEAHGTGPMALYDQVKQAVRLETDRPTALRQVMLACSKGGHVSLAGVYGGFLDKIPMGAAFNKGLTFKMGQTHVHRYLKPLLERVQNGEIDPSFVITHRLPLDEAKHGYEIFKHKKDNCIKVVLKP
- a CDS encoding cupin domain-containing protein; amino-acid sequence: MSDTTVMKVDSTNSPKGEMGQKYLASGKTVSMRLWEDEQPGEPKEPAARDYETVGYVIKGRAELHLESQMVLLESGDSWVVPKGTSHTYRILEPFTAVEATSPPAQVHGRDEN